A window from Actinomycetota bacterium encodes these proteins:
- a CDS encoding Veg family protein, which produces MPITVKERFRIMERIKDKLENLIGKKVRIRANKGRKVIIEREGQIEELYTNIFVVKVYEKGKRVSRASFNFADILTGIVKISSINEDEDYFPWLSE; this is translated from the coding sequence TTGCCTATTACAGTAAAAGAAAGATTTAGAATCATGGAAAGAATAAAAGATAAACTTGAAAACCTAATTGGAAAAAAGGTAAGAATCAGAGCAAACAAGGGTAGAAAGGTAATAATAGAAAGAGAAGGGCAGATAGAAGAGTTATACACAAATATTTTTGTAGTAAAAGTTTACGAGAAGGGAAAAAGAGTTAGTAGAGCATCATTTAATTTTGCTGATATCTTAACTGGAATAGTTAAGATAAGCTCAATTAACGAAGATGAAGACTATTTTCCATGGCTTTCTGAATAA